CCGGTACACCGTCGACACCGGCCACGTCGTCGCGTTCGACGCCTCGGTCGACTACTCGGTCCGGCAGGTCGGCGGGCTGAAGTCGACGCTGTTGAGCGGCGAGGGACTGGTCGTGGAGTTCGAGGGGCCGGGCGCCATCTGGACCCAGTCGCGGAGCCCCGACGCGTTCCTCGACTGGATCGCCTCGAACGTCTCGTCGGGCGGGGCGGTCGTTCCGGTCGGCGACGTGGGGCCGGACTCGCAATCCGGAAGCGGGGAACCTGCGGCCGGACGCGGTGGACGGGGGTCCGGAACCGGACGCGGCGGGGCGAACGCCGCGAAGTCGGCGGGCGGTCCGACGAAGCGTCGGGGGTCGACGTTCGCGGTGACGCGGCCTGGGTCGAGAGGCGGTCGGTCCGGCGGTAGCGGTCGAGGGGACGGAGGTCGCGGAAGCGGAGGTAGTCGGGGAGCCGCCGGCGGTCGCAAGGGCGCCAGTCCGGACGGTGGTGGGAGTCCGAGACGGAGTAGTCGAAGCACCGGCGGTAGCCGCGGCGGAGGCGGCGGTTCGAGTTCGTCTCGTCGCTCCGGCGGAAAGCGGCCCTGAGCGTGGCGGGCAGTGAGCGATTCCGAATAGCGTGTGTTCGGGCCGACCGGCGTCGGATAGCCCGACGCCGGTCGGCCCGAGCGCGCGGCGGGACGAAGGAGTGAAACCCCGGGCCGCGGAGGTGCGAGTGTACTCTCGTCTGTAACTCCGCGAAGATGCTCACGAGGACATCCCGTCTCGTGCACGCAAACACCGTCTTTTACGTCACGCCGCTCCGGAGAGTTACAGACGAGAGTATATGAACCGATTCGACGACTCCGCGGTGCTGGTCACCGGGTCGACCAGGGGCATCGGCGAGGGTATCGCGAAACGATTCGCCCGCGAAGGGGCGTCGGTCGTGGTCACCGGCCGCACCGAGGAAGACGGCGAGGCGACCGCCGCCGAAATCCGGGACGACGGCGGCGACGCGACGTTCGTCAGGGCCGACATGCGCGACCCCGACGACATCGCGGCACTCGTCGACGCCACCGCCGAGGAGTACGGCCGACTCGACGTGCTGGTGAACAACGCCGGGGTGGAGACGAACACCTCGGTGACCGAGGCGACTCTCGACGACTGGAACCTCGTGGTCGAAACCGACTTCCGGGCCTACTGGCTCGCGGCGAAGCGCGCGGTCGCGCACATGGACGAGGGAGCCATCGTCAACGTCTCCTCGAACCACGCTCTCCTGACGATGCCCGAGATGTTCCCCTACAACGCCGTGAAGGCCGGTATCGACGGGATGACTCGCGCGATGGCGCTCGACCTGGGTCCCGACATCCGGGTGAATACCGTCAACCCAGGCTGGGTCGCCATCGACCGCACCGAGAGCGACCTGACCGACGAGGAGCGCGCCGAACTCGAGTCGGTCCACCCCGTCGGCCGCCTCGGGGACCCCGAGGACGTGGCCGGGGCCGTCGCGTTCCTCGCGAGCGACGACGCCGGCTACGTCACCGGGACGAACCTGCTGGTCGACGGCGGCCGCACGGCGGTCTTGCAGGACGACACGCTCCCGGACTATCGACGGGAGCGACGCTGACCCCGGGCGAACGCGAATCGAGGCTGGGCGAGACGGATCGCCGAACCTCCAAATCGTCCGACGGGAAATCGGTCGTTTCCGAGGTCGGTCGCCCGGGAGCCGCCGAACGACGGCGTTGACGGCGTCTGAGAGGGGCTCGGTCGACCTCGAATCGTGAATTATTTATTTCATAACTCCGACTCACGCGTAAACCGATCGCGGAAAACGGTTCGAGAGAAACCATGCACGACGACGCAACACTCACGGAGCGAGTGCCGGAGTTCGACCGAGACGGCCGAGCGGCGTACCGAGTCGAGACGACCGACGACCTCGACCTGACGGCGGCCATCGTCGCCGCCGTCTCGGAGATCAGCGACTGCGACCCGGTCGGAGAGGGCCCAACGCTCTACGACGCCGTCGACCCCGACGCGCTCGACAAGTTGTTCGCCGACCGTCACGACGGTGCGCCCCGCACCGGCGGGCGAGTCGTCTTCGACGTCCAGGGCTGTCGCGTCGAGGTTCACGCCGACGGCTGTCACCTCGTCTACGGACCCGAGCGGACCCCCTCGACGACGACTTCGCCCATGGGACTGCCGTAAGCGCCCCGGCGCTCCCGCGGACGGCCGGCGTGCCGGTCGAACCCTCCCGCCGGGAGATTCCCCGGCGGTGTGTCGTCACTCGCGGATGACCGGTCAGAACGCGGATGCGGAAAGATGATGTGACCGCGGCCGATGACTCGGTCAAGGAGCGATTACCGAATGGCCGTCGAGAACAACGTCACGTTCTGGGAGATGTTCCGCGAACTGCCGGTCCGGACCGCGTTAGCGAGTTTCTTCCCCGTCTTCATCGGTGCGGCACAGTTGGTGAACGGTTACGTCCACGGCGTCCCCGTGACCCGGACGGGGATGTTTGCGGTGGTGATGGCGGCCGCGGCGGTGCTGGCGACCCAGTACCACCTCGTCGAGTTCCGACGAGTGAAACTCCAGCGGGACCTCGGCCTCGGGCCGTTCGACGACTGAGACGGATTTTCGGTCAGTCGTAGCGCTCGAACCACTCCGATAGCTGTTCGAGGCGGTGAATCGCGCGGTCGGGGTCGCCGATAGCGTGGTGTTCGTCGGGGTAGACCACCAGTCTCGCCGGGACGCCTCGTTTCTTGACGCTGACGTACAACTGCTCAGACTGGGAGGGCGGACACCGCCAGTCCTCGCCGCCCGCGGTCACGAGCAGCGGCGTCTCGACGTCGCCCACGTCGGTGATGCTGGAGGAGGCGTCGTACGCCTCGGGGTTCTCCCACGGCACGCCGTAGTCGTTGTCCCACCAGACGTGACAGTCGTCGGTGCCGTACGCCGAGCGGAAGTCGTAGACGCCGTGTTCGGCCGCGGCCGCCGCGAAGCGGTCGGTTTCGGCCACGAGGTAACCGGTGGTGATGCCGCCGTAGGAGAAACCGGTGGCGTAACAGCGGTCGCCGTCGGCCCACCCGCGGTCGACCAGTTCCTCGACGCCCGCGAGCACGTCGGCGGTTTCTCGGGGTCCCCACTCGCCGCGAATTTGCTCGCTGAACGTCCGGCCGTACGACGAACTCCCGCGGTAGTTGGGCCGGAGGACGACGTAGCCCTGCCCGGCGAAGTAGGCGTACTCGAACTTGAACTCGGGCGCGTCGTAGGCGACCGGGCCGCCGTGGATGGACGCGACCAGCGGTCTGGGGTCGTCCTCGTCGGGGTCGAACTCCGGCGGCAGGTACGCGAGGGCTTCTATCTCCTCGCCGTCGGACTCGTACGTGATTCGCCGACACTCGGGCAGGGCGCGGTCGGCGAGGAGGTCGGCGTTGAGTTCGGTGAGTCGGGTCGGCTCCGAGTGGTTCTCGCCATCTTCCGATTCCTCACCGCCGAGCGCGTCGACCGCGACCGCGTAGGCGTCGACTCCCTCGCGAGGGTCCGAGAGGAGCGCGACCGCAGTCCCGCCGGCGGCGTCGAAGCCGACGACGGTCCGGTCGCGGCCCTGGGCCTCGAAGACGCGCTCGGGGTTGCCGTCTTCGTGGAATCGAACGAGGCGAGTCAGCCCCTCGTCGCCGACGGGCGCGAGCACGTCGTCGCCGTCCCACGCGAGAGCGCCGAAGCCCGCGACTGTCCGGTCGAGGTCGCCCGACCGCGACTCGTAGTCGGTCAGTTCCGAATTCCGGTTCGCGTACACTTCGGCCGGGCGGTAGCGATTCTCGGCGTCCTTGGCTGCGAACGCCAGGCGGCCGCCCTCCGGGTGCCAGCGAACTCCCGAGGCCGTGAGCGTCGAGTCGGTCAGTTTCCGGCAGTCGGAGCCGTCTGGCGCGACGGTGTAGACGTCGAGCACGTAGTTGTCGTCGGGTCGCTCGGTCCGGTTCGAGAGGAACGCGATGCGGTAGCCGTCGGGCGACCACCGCGGTTGCATCCCGTACGCCGGGAGCCACGCCCCGCGGTCGGCGTGGGCGTCGTCGAGTCGCTCGGCCTCGCGGGTTTCGCAGTCGACGACGAACAGGTAGGTGGTCACGTCGTCGAGGTACCCTTGGCCGTCGTACTTGTGCTGGAGGCGCTCGGTGACGACCGGACCGTCGTCTTCGCGCCGGGATTCGAGGTACTCGCGCTGGTCGTCGGTCGGGTCGCGGGCCGCCGCCACGACGCGCTCGCCGTCGGGTCCCCAGTCGAAGTCGCTCGCGCCCTCCTCGAACTCGGTGACCTGGCTGGCGTCGCCGCCGAGTTCGAGGTCGAACGTCCAGACCTGGGATTTGGGGTCGTCGTCGGGACCGTTCGCTCCGTTCGCGTCGTTCTCGTCCGATTCGCCCTCGTCTTCGTCCCCGCCGGCGTCTCCGTCCTCGCCCGCGTTCTCGGCGTCGGCCGGAGGTCGAGATACGTCGATTTCGGCGTCCGTCTCGCGAGCGGCGAGGAAGCCGAGTTTCGAGCCGTCGGGGCTCCACTTCGGGGCGCTCGCGTCGGACGCCCGCGAGAGGCGGTGGGGCGGGCGAGAGCCATCGGTCGGGACGACGAACAGCGAAGACCGACGCTCGTCGGCCTCGGCGTCGAACTCGTGGACGACCAGCGCCGCGCGGTCGCCGTCGGGTGAGACGGCGACGTCGACGGGCCGGCGCAGGTCGTAGAAGTCCTCCGTTTCGAGTGGTTCGGGCATAGGACCGTGGTTGTCGTCGGGCGTCATGAACGTACGGGCACGAGCAATCTAGATGGGTCGGTGGGAAGGTTCGGTTCGCTGTTAATCAGTTTCGGGAATCGACGAGACGAGGACCACCTCGAAAGCCTCCGGACTCCTGGTGTGCGCAGTCGCGGTTGTGGTTGCGGTCGCGTTAGACGTTTACCGCGAGTACGTTTCGTCGCGAACGGGCGGGGTTTTCGGAAATTCCCTGTTCGAGCGAACGCTCGACCGTCAGTCCAGCGCTTCCTGCATCCACACTTCGAGGTTCAGCACGCCCGAGATGGCGCCCCACTCGTTGTCCTCGCCCGAGAAGTGAGCGCGTTGAATCTCCTCGACGGCGTCGCCGTCGAACAGGTCGCGGTCGGCCGCCGAGTCGAGCCACCGGTTGACGGTGTCGCGGACGTCGCCGTTCCGACGGGACCACTCGGACCAGCGGGCCGGCCGGCCGGTCAGGAACTGCCAGCGGAGTTGCTTGGCGACGTACCCCGCGTCCTGGAGCGGAAGGGGCCGCGACGGCGCCATTCCGGTGCGCTCGTAGCGGATGTCGTCGAGGTCGTGGTCGAGTTTCATCAGCACCTCGCGCTTCAATGGCGACATCGACCGCGGGATTCTACCGCCCGAGAACGGCACCGTCCCCCGGCGGAACCGCTCGAAGGGCATGCTCGCCGACTGGTCGAGGAAGTCGCCGTCGGCGAACGGGACGCGCATGCCGACCTGGCTCCGGACCGGCTTGTTGCCCCGGAAGTGGCTGTTCTTTGGGAAGTTTCGGAACCAAGTGTCCATGATGCGGCCGGGAACCGACGACTTGGTGCTCTCGGAGACGGCGGCCCGGACCGAGCGGTCGGGGTCGACGTCGTCGGCGAGGAGCGACCGGACCGTCGCGGGCGACTGGCGGCGGAACTCCAGCGTCGAGAGGAACGCCTTCGTCGCCGAGGGCGCGTCGAGGTGGGAGGTCCAGATCTCCTCGCCGAGGAACTCGCCCTGCGGGGCGGCCTCCATCATCACGTCCACCTTACTGTGGAGGTCGTCGAAGACGAACGCGGGCGCGACCAGATTCTGGTGGGGTACCATCCCGTCGGTCGCCCGGACCGACCGTCGGTAGTCGCGCTCGAAGCCGTCCGGCGTTTCGAGCACGAGGTCGTTGTCCACCCCGAGGGCGTCGGCGACCTGCCGGGCGGGTTCGAGGTTCGACTCGTCGGGCGGGTTCGAGTCGTAGGTGAACGTCCGGAAGGGACCGTACTCCTCCCGGAGCACCGCGGCCATCGTCCGACTGTCGAGTCCGCCCGACAGCCAAAGGCCGAGTTTCCCGTCGACGGTGTCCGAGACGTCGCTCACCGCCTGACGGTACGTTTCGACGGTCCGGTCGACGTACCCCTCCTCCGGCAGTCGGGCGAACGTGGGTTCCCAGTAGCGGTTCACCGAGAGGTCGCCGTCGCGGTAGCGGAGCATCGACGCCGGCGAGAGCGCGGTGACTTCCTCGGCGAGCGTCTTGTCGCCGAACGCGAAGCCGAAGGAGAGCAGGTCCGAAGCGGTCCGGGCGTCGACCTCGAAGTCGTCGAGTCGGGCCAGCACCGCGCCGAGGTCCGAACTCACCGCGAGGCCGTCGGGCGTCTCGGCGTAGTAGCATTCCCGGGTGCCGACCTTGTCGGAGGCGACCAGCAGTTCGCCGTCGCGGTCCACCGCCGCAAGCAGGAATGGGCCGCTGAGTTTCGGGAGGACGACCGTGGGACGGTCGAGCACGCGCTCGAAGATGTCGGCGACCGACAGTCCGAGGCGGTCGTGGTTCGAGACGGCGCCGTAGAGGACCCCCGCGCCGGCCTTGCCCTCCCACGTCGCGTGGCCGCCGGGGTCCTTCTCGCCGTGGTGGACCAGCGCGAGTCCGGCGTCTCCGCGTTCGAAACGCTCGGTTTCGTACCACTCCTCGTCGTCGAGGTCCTCGGCCATCGACGCGAGGGCGTCTCCGGTCGTCGTTCCGCCCGCTATCCCTACCATGAACGCCGCAACCACCGAACGATACATTGTTATTCGCCGGTCAACGGCCGGCAGAAATTGCCGGCCGACTATAGCCGGCACGTACCGACGAGAAACGGCAGGATTACCGGCGTTTTCCCCGCGTTATTTCGTCGTTTCTGGGGAAGTTGCGTTAAGATCGCGGGTTTTCTGCCTTCTTCCCACACATACGTCAACATCGTTTCCGAACCTCGTCTCGCCCCCGGACGCGGCGACTCACTCGGGCGTCTCGACCGACTCGACCGTGATTCGGGTCGCTTCGACGTCCTCGACGAACGCGCCCCATCCGCCGACGGTGTACTCGGTGCCGTCGTCGCCCGAGAGGTGGACGGTCACCTTCCCGGCCAGTTGGGCCAGCGGAATCCCCTCTTCGCTGTCGGTCGAGACGCCCGCGTAGGTGGCCTCGGTGATGGTGCCCGAAATCTCGCAGGGGTCGCCGCCGCCGGTCCGGTACCCCCGAACCGTCGCCCGAACGGTCGCGCCGTCGGCGAGCAGCGAGTTCAGTTCGCGGACGCACTCCCGGATGTTGGTGTACTCGAAGGGCGGTTCGGTCGAGCGCGAAGAGTACACCACGTCCCAGACCTCCCACAGCGACGTGAGGAAGAACCAGTGGAAGACGTAGGTGAGCGTGTAGTCGTCGACCAGCACCCCGTACTGGTTGACCGACCGGTCGTGGGGTGCGAAGCAGGCCTTCGTGCGGTCGACGATGGCCAGAAACGGCGAGGGGAGTTTGCGGTGACGGACCTCGCTCACCGCGTCGGCGAAGGCGTCCCGGTCGGGGACCGTCGCGGGGTCGGTGGTGTGTATCGATACCTTCACCACCGCGTCGTTCTCGCGAGCGCGCTCCAGTTGCGGCCGGAGCGCCCGGAACTGCTCGGGCGACACCGACAACTGGACCTCGTTGTCGGCGTCGGCGACGAGGTCGCGGGCGCGGTCGAGCACCGTGTCGAAGCGCTTGACGATGCTCACCATGTGGTCGTCGACCGGCGGGCGCTCCCAGCGCTCTTCGATCTCGTCGGCCGCGGTTTCGAAGGTCGCGGCCTGTTCGCGGAGGTTGGCGAGCACTTCGCCGGGGTCGTGGGCCCGGGCGTGGAGGCTGTCCTGTTCGTACGTCTCGATGTAGCCTGCGGCTTCGAGGTCCCGGAGGACGTCGTAGATGCGGGCCTGCGGCACCGAACAGGCCTCGGCGATCTCGACCGCCGAGGCCTTGCCGAGTTCCAGCACCGCGATGTACGCGGCGGCCTGGTACTGCGACAGGCCGGCGGTTTCCAGCGCCGCGCGGAGGTGCTCGGTCTCCATCCCTTAGCGGGGGGTGTCGGCGGCGGCAGTTAAGCCCACCTCTTTTCCCGCGCTCCCGGGACGAATCCGAGTCGAATCCGCCGCAACCGGTATTGTGTGGATTTCGCACAACGGTTAAATCGGTGGGACCCCAAACGACGAGCGATGAGCGACGACGAACTCGAATCCATCCGCGAGAAGAAACGCGACGAGCTTCTGGGACGAGAAACGGAAGCGGACGGCGACGGCGCAGACGACGGGAACACCAAGAGCGCCGTCGGACCCGGCGAACCGATTCACGTCGAGAGCGTCGAGCACTTCTCGGAAGTGACCACCGACTACGGCGTAACGCTAGTCGACTTCCACGCCGACTGGTGCGGGCCGTGCACCATGCTCGAACCAGTCGTGGACGCCGTCGCGCGCAAGACCGACGCCGCGGTGGCGAAGGTGGATGTCGACGACCACCAGGGGCTGGCGAGCCAATACGGAGTCCGCGGCGTCCCGACGCTGCTCTTGTTCGCCGACGGCGAGCAGGTCGAACAGCTCGTCGGCGTCCAGGACGAGGGTCACCTGACGAAGCTCGTC
This genomic window from Halorussus vallis contains:
- a CDS encoding SDR family NAD(P)-dependent oxidoreductase, translated to MNRFDDSAVLVTGSTRGIGEGIAKRFAREGASVVVTGRTEEDGEATAAEIRDDGGDATFVRADMRDPDDIAALVDATAEEYGRLDVLVNNAGVETNTSVTEATLDDWNLVVETDFRAYWLAAKRAVAHMDEGAIVNVSSNHALLTMPEMFPYNAVKAGIDGMTRAMALDLGPDIRVNTVNPGWVAIDRTESDLTDEERAELESVHPVGRLGDPEDVAGAVAFLASDDAGYVTGTNLLVDGGRTAVLQDDTLPDYRRERR
- a CDS encoding HalOD1 output domain-containing protein; this encodes MHDDATLTERVPEFDRDGRAAYRVETTDDLDLTAAIVAAVSEISDCDPVGEGPTLYDAVDPDALDKLFADRHDGAPRTGGRVVFDVQGCRVEVHADGCHLVYGPERTPSTTTSPMGLP
- a CDS encoding S9 family peptidase, translated to MPEPLETEDFYDLRRPVDVAVSPDGDRAALVVHEFDAEADERRSSLFVVPTDGSRPPHRLSRASDASAPKWSPDGSKLGFLAARETDAEIDVSRPPADAENAGEDGDAGGDEDEGESDENDANGANGPDDDPKSQVWTFDLELGGDASQVTEFEEGASDFDWGPDGERVVAAARDPTDDQREYLESRREDDGPVVTERLQHKYDGQGYLDDVTTYLFVVDCETREAERLDDAHADRGAWLPAYGMQPRWSPDGYRIAFLSNRTERPDDNYVLDVYTVAPDGSDCRKLTDSTLTASGVRWHPEGGRLAFAAKDAENRYRPAEVYANRNSELTDYESRSGDLDRTVAGFGALAWDGDDVLAPVGDEGLTRLVRFHEDGNPERVFEAQGRDRTVVGFDAAGGTAVALLSDPREGVDAYAVAVDALGGEESEDGENHSEPTRLTELNADLLADRALPECRRITYESDGEEIEALAYLPPEFDPDEDDPRPLVASIHGGPVAYDAPEFKFEYAYFAGQGYVVLRPNYRGSSSYGRTFSEQIRGEWGPRETADVLAGVEELVDRGWADGDRCYATGFSYGGITTGYLVAETDRFAAAAAEHGVYDFRSAYGTDDCHVWWDNDYGVPWENPEAYDASSSITDVGDVETPLLVTAGGEDWRCPPSQSEQLYVSVKKRGVPARLVVYPDEHHAIGDPDRAIHRLEQLSEWFERYD
- a CDS encoding asparagine synthase-related protein; its protein translation is MVGIAGGTTTGDALASMAEDLDDEEWYETERFERGDAGLALVHHGEKDPGGHATWEGKAGAGVLYGAVSNHDRLGLSVADIFERVLDRPTVVLPKLSGPFLLAAVDRDGELLVASDKVGTRECYYAETPDGLAVSSDLGAVLARLDDFEVDARTASDLLSFGFAFGDKTLAEEVTALSPASMLRYRDGDLSVNRYWEPTFARLPEEGYVDRTVETYRQAVSDVSDTVDGKLGLWLSGGLDSRTMAAVLREEYGPFRTFTYDSNPPDESNLEPARQVADALGVDNDLVLETPDGFERDYRRSVRATDGMVPHQNLVAPAFVFDDLHSKVDVMMEAAPQGEFLGEEIWTSHLDAPSATKAFLSTLEFRRQSPATVRSLLADDVDPDRSVRAAVSESTKSSVPGRIMDTWFRNFPKNSHFRGNKPVRSQVGMRVPFADGDFLDQSASMPFERFRRGTVPFSGGRIPRSMSPLKREVLMKLDHDLDDIRYERTGMAPSRPLPLQDAGYVAKQLRWQFLTGRPARWSEWSRRNGDVRDTVNRWLDSAADRDLFDGDAVEEIQRAHFSGEDNEWGAISGVLNLEVWMQEALD
- a CDS encoding TrmB family transcriptional regulator, whose translation is METEHLRAALETAGLSQYQAAAYIAVLELGKASAVEIAEACSVPQARIYDVLRDLEAAGYIETYEQDSLHARAHDPGEVLANLREQAATFETAADEIEERWERPPVDDHMVSIVKRFDTVLDRARDLVADADNEVQLSVSPEQFRALRPQLERARENDAVVKVSIHTTDPATVPDRDAFADAVSEVRHRKLPSPFLAIVDRTKACFAPHDRSVNQYGVLVDDYTLTYVFHWFFLTSLWEVWDVVYSSRSTEPPFEYTNIRECVRELNSLLADGATVRATVRGYRTGGGDPCEISGTITEATYAGVSTDSEEGIPLAQLAGKVTVHLSGDDGTEYTVGGWGAFVEDVEATRITVESVETPE
- the trxA gene encoding thioredoxin, coding for MSDDELESIREKKRDELLGRETEADGDGADDGNTKSAVGPGEPIHVESVEHFSEVTTDYGVTLVDFHADWCGPCTMLEPVVDAVARKTDAAVAKVDVDDHQGLASQYGVRGVPTLLLFADGEQVEQLVGVQDEGHLTKLVERHA